A part of Roseitalea porphyridii genomic DNA contains:
- a CDS encoding Do family serine endopeptidase, with protein MRTPRFTAAVMAAAVVGAGFAGYGTAQFANPAYAEPVRLEAPAMAPGFADVVEAVSPAVVSVRVRASVDEVSDRSFGRQFRGSPFEDLPEGHPFRRFFDREFGDRFNERQFGERGPDRPRRARPVSQGSGFFISGDGFIVTNNHVIDNGEEFTVIMNDGTELDAELIGADARTDLAVLKVDADREFTYVTFDDDNPTRVGEWVVAVGNPFGLGGTVTAGIVSARGRDIGAGPYDDFIQIDAAVNRGNSGGPTFNLAGEVVGVNTAIFSPSGGNVGIAFAVPAAVATDVVADLIDDGNVERGWLGVRIQAVTDEIAESLGLADASGAIVAEPEAGAPAAQAGIEAGDVITAVNGEAIEGTRELSRAIAAFDPGTEVTITVQRDGEARDIAVELGELPSLQELAGTPDADQGGEPESAQPSSMDDLGLTLVPAEDGQGVLITDVVPDSPAFQAGIRAGDIIREVNNEPVASTADVEQRIGEVADAGRSAALLRLQGEDASRFVAVPLPRG; from the coding sequence ATGAGAACGCCCCGTTTCACCGCGGCCGTCATGGCCGCTGCCGTCGTCGGCGCGGGCTTTGCCGGCTACGGCACCGCGCAGTTCGCCAACCCCGCCTACGCCGAACCGGTCCGCCTCGAGGCGCCCGCCATGGCGCCGGGCTTCGCCGATGTGGTCGAGGCCGTCTCGCCGGCCGTCGTCTCGGTGCGCGTGCGCGCCAGCGTCGATGAGGTTTCCGACCGGTCCTTCGGTCGCCAGTTCCGCGGCAGCCCGTTCGAGGACCTGCCCGAAGGCCACCCCTTCCGCCGCTTTTTCGATCGCGAGTTCGGCGACCGGTTCAACGAACGCCAGTTCGGCGAGCGCGGTCCCGACCGTCCGCGCCGCGCGCGCCCGGTCAGCCAGGGTTCGGGCTTCTTCATCTCCGGCGACGGCTTCATCGTCACCAACAACCACGTCATCGACAATGGCGAGGAGTTCACCGTCATCATGAATGACGGCACCGAACTCGACGCCGAACTGATCGGCGCCGATGCGCGCACCGATCTGGCCGTGCTGAAGGTCGATGCCGACCGCGAATTCACCTACGTGACCTTCGACGACGACAATCCGACGCGCGTCGGCGAATGGGTGGTCGCGGTGGGCAATCCGTTCGGCCTTGGCGGCACCGTCACCGCGGGAATCGTCTCCGCCCGCGGGCGCGACATCGGCGCCGGCCCCTATGACGACTTCATCCAGATCGACGCGGCGGTCAACCGCGGCAACTCCGGCGGTCCGACCTTCAACCTCGCCGGCGAGGTCGTCGGCGTGAACACGGCCATCTTCTCGCCCTCGGGCGGCAATGTGGGTATTGCGTTTGCCGTCCCGGCGGCGGTGGCGACCGATGTCGTCGCCGACCTGATCGACGATGGCAATGTCGAACGCGGTTGGCTCGGCGTGCGCATCCAGGCGGTCACCGACGAGATCGCCGAATCGCTCGGCCTCGCCGACGCGAGCGGCGCCATCGTCGCCGAACCCGAAGCCGGCGCGCCCGCCGCACAGGCCGGCATCGAGGCCGGTGACGTGATCACGGCGGTCAACGGCGAAGCCATCGAGGGCACCCGCGAACTGTCGCGTGCCATCGCCGCCTTCGATCCGGGCACCGAGGTGACGATCACTGTCCAGCGTGATGGCGAGGCTCGCGACATCGCGGTCGAACTGGGCGAACTGCCTTCGCTGCAGGAACTGGCCGGCACGCCCGACGCCGATCAGGGCGGCGAGCCCGAAAGCGCCCAGCCGTCCTCGATGGACGATCTCGGCCTGACGCTCGTTCCCGCCGAAGACGGCCAGGGCGTGCTGATCACCGACGTCGTGCCCGACAGCCCGGCCTTCCAGGCAGGCATCCGCGCCGGCGACATCATCCGCGAGGTCAACAACGAGCCGGTCGCCTCGACCGCCGATGTCGAGCAGCGCATCGGCGAGGTCGCCGATGCCGGCCGCAGCGCGGCGCTTCTGCGGCTTCAGGGCGAGGATGCCAGCCGCTTCGTCGCCGTGCCGCTGCCGCGCGGCTGA
- a CDS encoding sensor histidine kinase produces MSAPAPRRRLGAIFKTTAVRLSALYLLLFSVCAVLLVIYMTSLAAGFFLNETRMAIEQELRSLDRIYQRGGMRGLVVAIDRRARAPGAFVYLVADPTGRILAGNVRALEPGVIDHTGWTRRPFSYEKFRERGENGDQPQAVANIFRFENGMRVLVGRDLGEPERFRVVVRRALALALGLMALGGLLIWLFIGRRALKRIDAVSAASAGIVAGDLGRRLPVSSAGDEFDRLSASLNTMLARIETLNDGLREVSDSIAHDLKTPLTRLRNRAEEALRKDEGEAGYRDALEDMISEADQLISIFNAMLQISRVEAGYTRFTPEPVDLATVATELADLYEPLVEDAGGHLRNEVTGPLVAEGSRELIGQAVTNLIDNAIKYGLKGEGATVTLKGRADKAASRVELLVCDTGDGIPEADRERAVRRFERLEESRSAPGSGLGLSLVDAIMRQHGGELRLQDNEPGLCAVLSFPAAAP; encoded by the coding sequence ATGAGCGCTCCCGCTCCCCGCCGCCGTCTGGGCGCCATCTTCAAGACCACCGCGGTGCGCCTTTCGGCGCTCTATCTGCTGCTGTTCAGCGTCTGTGCGGTGCTGCTGGTCATCTACATGACCTCGCTGGCGGCAGGCTTTTTCCTCAACGAGACCCGCATGGCGATCGAGCAGGAGTTGCGTTCGCTCGATCGCATCTATCAGCGCGGCGGCATGCGTGGTCTCGTCGTCGCCATCGACCGGCGGGCACGGGCTCCGGGCGCCTTCGTCTATCTGGTCGCCGACCCGACCGGGCGCATCCTCGCCGGCAATGTGCGCGCGCTGGAGCCCGGCGTCATCGATCACACCGGCTGGACCCGACGTCCGTTCAGCTACGAGAAGTTCCGCGAACGCGGCGAGAACGGCGACCAGCCCCAGGCGGTGGCCAACATCTTCCGGTTCGAGAACGGGATGCGCGTGCTCGTCGGGCGTGATCTGGGCGAACCGGAGCGGTTTCGCGTCGTGGTGCGCCGGGCGCTGGCGCTGGCCCTGGGCCTGATGGCGCTCGGCGGGCTGCTGATCTGGCTGTTCATCGGCCGCCGCGCCCTCAAGCGCATCGACGCGGTCTCGGCGGCCAGCGCCGGCATCGTCGCCGGCGATCTCGGCCGAAGGCTTCCGGTCTCCAGCGCGGGCGACGAGTTCGACCGGCTTTCGGCCAGCCTGAACACCATGCTGGCGCGCATCGAAACGCTCAATGACGGGCTGCGCGAGGTGTCCGATTCGATCGCCCATGATCTGAAGACGCCGCTGACCCGCCTGCGCAACCGCGCCGAGGAGGCGCTGCGCAAGGACGAGGGCGAGGCCGGCTATCGCGACGCGCTCGAGGACATGATCTCCGAGGCCGACCAGCTCATCTCCATCTTCAACGCCATGTTGCAGATCTCGCGCGTCGAGGCCGGCTACACGCGCTTCACGCCCGAGCCCGTCGACCTGGCCACTGTCGCCACCGAACTGGCCGATCTCTACGAGCCGCTGGTCGAGGACGCCGGCGGCCATCTCAGAAACGAGGTGACCGGTCCGCTCGTCGCCGAGGGAAGCCGCGAACTGATCGGCCAGGCGGTCACCAATCTGATCGACAACGCCATCAAGTATGGCCTCAAGGGCGAGGGCGCGACCGTCACCCTGAAGGGCCGCGCCGACAAGGCGGCATCGCGCGTCGAACTGCTCGTCTGCGACACCGGCGACGGCATTCCCGAAGCCGATCGCGAGCGTGCCGTCCGCCGCTTCGAACGCCTCGAGGAGAGCCGCAGCGCGCCGGGCTCCGGCCTCGGCCTGTCGCTGGTCGACGCGATCATGCGCCAGCATGGCGGCGAACTCAGGCTTCAGGACAACGAACCGGGCCTGTGCGCGGTCCTGTCGTTTCCGGCTGCCGCACCTTAG
- the ccmE gene encoding cytochrome c maturation protein CcmE yields the protein MTRKQKRFAVIFGALGVLGAAVALVLTGLSEQVTFFRTPTDIVAPANAAENEGRLRLGGLVVMGSVETLEDSSVRFAIEDANHAVTVRYGGILPDLFREGQGIVAEGTMQPDGTFRADTVLAKHDETYMPREVADALKEQGVWKGEAGGDAPAGNEY from the coding sequence GTGACGCGCAAGCAGAAACGTTTTGCGGTGATCTTCGGAGCGCTTGGCGTGCTGGGCGCGGCCGTGGCGCTCGTGCTGACCGGGCTCAGCGAGCAGGTCACCTTCTTCCGCACACCGACCGACATCGTCGCGCCGGCGAACGCCGCCGAGAACGAGGGGCGGCTGCGGCTCGGCGGTCTGGTCGTGATGGGCTCGGTCGAAACGCTCGAGGATTCGTCCGTGCGCTTTGCCATCGAGGACGCCAATCACGCCGTCACCGTCCGCTATGGCGGCATTCTGCCGGACCTGTTCCGCGAGGGTCAGGGTATCGTCGCCGAAGGCACGATGCAGCCGGATGGCACGTTCAGGGCCGACACCGTGCTCGCCAAGCACGACGAGACCTACATGCCGCGCGAGGTCGCCGACGCTCTCAAGGAGCAGGGCGTCTGGAAGGGCGAGGCTGGCGGGGATGCACCGGCAGGCAACGAATACTAG
- a CDS encoding bifunctional alpha/beta hydrolase/OsmC family protein — translation MPVEKRTFQSHDGHQLAARFDRPEGRVRGVALFAHCFTCTKDIVAARRIAANLARLGVAVLRFDFTGLGSSEGEFANTSFVSNVADLIAAADHLRQTEQAPVLLIGHSLGGAAVLAAAGDIPEVKGVVTIGAPADAEHVLHNFEGDLDAIEREGSAEVTLGGRTFRIGKGFVEAARETELTGRIKALRASLLVMHSPIDQTVGIDNATRIFTAARHPKSFISLDTADHLLSKAEDAEFAAEVIAGWASRLLPGDQPQGEEAIEHVRVTETRASKFQNSVQAGRHRFFADEPASVGGTDTGPTPYDFLSAALGACTSMTLRIYAEFKKLDLGTVTVDVSHAKVHAKDCMDCTEEQKNGKGKIDRFERVITVDGNVPPELADKLEEIANKCPVHKTLEGKASVITKVETG, via the coding sequence ATGCCAGTCGAAAAACGCACCTTCCAGTCCCACGACGGCCACCAGCTTGCGGCGCGCTTCGACCGTCCCGAGGGTCGCGTCCGCGGCGTCGCCCTGTTCGCCCACTGCTTCACCTGCACCAAGGACATCGTCGCCGCCCGGCGCATCGCCGCCAATCTGGCACGCCTTGGCGTCGCGGTCCTGCGCTTTGATTTCACGGGCCTCGGTTCCTCCGAGGGCGAGTTCGCCAACACCTCCTTCGTCTCCAACGTCGCCGACCTGATCGCCGCTGCCGACCATTTGCGGCAGACCGAACAGGCCCCGGTTCTGCTGATCGGCCATTCGCTGGGCGGGGCGGCGGTGCTCGCCGCCGCCGGCGACATCCCCGAGGTCAAGGGCGTGGTCACGATCGGCGCGCCGGCCGATGCCGAGCATGTCCTGCACAACTTCGAGGGTGATCTCGACGCGATCGAGCGCGAGGGTTCGGCCGAGGTGACCCTTGGCGGCCGCACGTTCCGGATCGGCAAGGGGTTCGTCGAGGCCGCCCGCGAGACCGAGCTCACCGGCCGGATAAAGGCCCTGCGCGCCTCGCTTCTGGTCATGCATTCGCCGATCGACCAGACCGTCGGCATCGACAACGCCACGCGCATCTTCACGGCCGCCAGGCACCCCAAGAGCTTCATCTCGCTCGACACGGCCGATCACCTGCTGTCGAAGGCCGAGGACGCCGAATTCGCCGCCGAGGTCATCGCCGGCTGGGCCTCGCGCCTTTTGCCCGGGGACCAGCCGCAGGGCGAGGAAGCGATCGAGCATGTCCGCGTCACCGAAACGCGCGCCAGCAAGTTCCAGAACAGCGTCCAGGCCGGACGGCATCGCTTCTTCGCCGACGAGCCCGCCTCGGTCGGTGGCACCGACACCGGCCCCACGCCCTACGACTTCCTGTCGGCGGCGCTCGGTGCCTGCACCTCGATGACGCTGCGCATCTACGCCGAATTCAAGAAGCTCGATCTGGGCACGGTGACCGTCGATGTCAGCCACGCCAAGGTGCATGCGAAGGACTGCATGGACTGCACCGAGGAGCAGAAGAACGGCAAGGGCAAGATCGACCGCTTCGAGCGCGTGATCACGGTCGACGGCAACGTGCCGCCGGAACTGGCCGACAAGCTTGAGGAGATCGCCAACAAGTGCCCCGTCCACAAGACGCTGGAAGGCAAGGCGAGCGTGATCACCAAGGTCGAGACGGGGTAG
- a CDS encoding response regulator transcription factor: MKVLIIEDDPQAAAYLKKALGEAGHTADVAHDGDDGYAMASTGSYDTLIVDRMLPRRDGLSIVAQLRAEDDRTPVLILSALGEVDDRVTGLRAGGDDYLTKPYAFSELLARIEVLHRRSQNGDGETAYRVADLELDRLSRRVTRAGQDIVLQPREFRLLEYLMRNAGRVVTRTMLLEHVWDYHFDPQTNVIDVHVSRLRGKIEKGFDKPLLHTIRGAGYVMRE, translated from the coding sequence ATGAAGGTGCTGATCATCGAGGACGATCCGCAGGCCGCCGCCTATCTGAAGAAGGCGCTCGGCGAGGCGGGCCACACGGCCGATGTCGCCCATGATGGCGACGACGGCTACGCCATGGCCTCGACCGGCTCCTATGACACGCTGATCGTCGACCGCATGCTGCCCCGGCGCGACGGGCTTTCGATCGTCGCCCAGTTGCGCGCCGAGGACGACCGCACCCCGGTGCTGATCCTGTCGGCGCTCGGCGAGGTCGATGACCGCGTCACCGGTCTGAGGGCCGGCGGCGACGACTATCTGACCAAGCCCTATGCCTTTTCCGAACTTCTGGCGCGCATCGAGGTGCTGCACCGGCGCAGCCAGAACGGCGACGGCGAGACCGCCTACCGGGTCGCCGACCTCGAACTCGACCGGCTTTCGCGCCGCGTCACGCGCGCCGGGCAGGACATCGTGCTGCAGCCTCGCGAGTTCCGCCTTCTGGAATATCTGATGCGCAACGCCGGCCGGGTCGTCACGCGCACCATGTTGCTCGAACATGTCTGGGACTACCATTTCGACCCGCAGACCAACGTGATCGACGTGCATGTGTCGCGCCTGCGCGGCAAGATCGAAAAGGGCTTCGACAAGCCGCTGCTGCACACCATCCGCGGCGCCGGCTATGTCATGCGCGAATGA
- a CDS encoding cytochrome c-type biogenesis protein translates to MKRLVATLALIAALGATPALAVNPDEILDDPALEERARDISAGLRCMVCQNQSIDDSDAELARDLRVLVRDRLVAGDSNEEVVAYVVDRYGEFVLLRPTFSARNALLWATPAIILILGGTAALVFSRRQSNSRLGEALTAEEQARVAKILDEGDRQER, encoded by the coding sequence ATGAAGCGCCTTGTCGCAACGCTCGCACTGATCGCAGCGCTGGGCGCCACGCCCGCGCTCGCCGTCAATCCCGACGAGATTCTCGACGATCCGGCGCTCGAGGAGCGCGCGCGCGACATCTCGGCGGGCCTCAGATGCATGGTCTGCCAGAACCAGTCGATCGACGATTCCGATGCTGAACTGGCGCGCGACCTGCGCGTGCTGGTGCGCGACCGGCTCGTCGCCGGCGACAGCAATGAGGAGGTCGTGGCCTACGTCGTCGACCGCTATGGCGAGTTCGTGCTGCTGCGGCCGACCTTCTCGGCCCGCAATGCGCTTTTGTGGGCGACGCCCGCCATCATCCTGATCCTTGGCGGCACGGCGGCCCTCGTCTTCAGCCGCCGCCAGAGCAACTCACGGCTCGGCGAGGCGCTGACCGCCGAAGAACAAGCGCGCGTCGCAAAGATTTTAGATGAAGGTGACCGGCAGGAGCGGTAG
- a CDS encoding heme lyase CcmF/NrfE family subunit translates to MIVELGHYALVLGLALSLAQTIVPMIGLRTNDARMLHVAPPLTIATFLVVAVSFAALTWAYVTSDFSVRNVWANSFSDKPMIFKVTGVWGNHEGSMLLWILTLALFGALVAFFGGNLPSRLKAAVLSVQGSVTVAFALFILLTSNPFERLSPAPMEGRDLNPILQDIGLAVHPPLLYLGYVGFSICFSFAVAALIEGRIDAAWARWVRPWTLVSWLFLTAGISMGSYWAYYELGWGGWWFWDPVENASFMPWLIGTALLHSALVMEKREAMKVWTILLAILAFSFSLLGTFLVRSGVLTSVHSFATDPQRGLFILMILVFFIAGSLILFALRAGTLRNGGMFHPISREGALVLNNLFLTTATATVLVGTLYPLLVEAVTGEKISVGAPYFNYTFIPLMIPLLMAVPFGPLLAWKRGNLYAAAERLWLAAALSLVAALFMAYVRYEAPVLSALAYFVAFWLIIGAFADVWQKAGFAKNGLSKGWSRLRGLPRANWGTALAHAGLGVTTLGIVGVTTFEDETVLRMTPGETTSFSGYEVAFDSLTPGKGPNFTYDRGVFTITRDGREIGTVEPEKRVYVASRMPTTEAGIQMVGLFSQYYIALGDPAPDTDAIVVRIWYKPYVTLIWHGTIVMVLAGLISLSDRRLRIGAPVAARRRREQTAAQARPEPAE, encoded by the coding sequence ATGATCGTCGAACTGGGTCACTACGCGCTGGTTCTCGGCCTCGCGCTTTCGCTCGCCCAGACGATCGTGCCGATGATCGGCCTGCGCACCAACGATGCGCGCATGCTGCATGTCGCCCCGCCGCTGACCATCGCCACGTTCCTCGTCGTCGCCGTATCCTTCGCGGCGCTCACCTGGGCCTATGTCACCTCCGACTTCTCGGTCCGAAACGTCTGGGCGAACTCGTTCTCCGACAAGCCGATGATCTTCAAGGTCACCGGCGTGTGGGGCAATCACGAGGGCTCGATGCTCTTGTGGATCCTAACGCTCGCCCTGTTCGGCGCGCTCGTCGCCTTCTTCGGCGGCAATCTGCCCTCGCGGCTGAAGGCGGCCGTCCTCTCCGTGCAGGGTTCGGTCACCGTCGCCTTCGCGCTGTTCATCCTGCTCACATCGAACCCGTTCGAGCGCCTGTCCCCCGCGCCGATGGAGGGTCGCGACCTCAATCCGATCCTGCAGGACATTGGCCTCGCCGTGCATCCGCCGCTTCTGTACCTGGGCTATGTCGGCTTTTCGATCTGCTTCTCCTTTGCGGTCGCCGCGCTGATCGAGGGCCGCATCGATGCCGCCTGGGCGCGCTGGGTGCGGCCATGGACGCTCGTCTCCTGGCTGTTCCTGACCGCCGGCATCTCGATGGGCTCCTACTGGGCCTATTATGAACTGGGCTGGGGCGGCTGGTGGTTCTGGGACCCGGTCGAGAACGCCTCCTTCATGCCATGGCTGATCGGCACCGCGCTCCTGCACTCCGCGCTGGTGATGGAAAAGCGCGAGGCGATGAAGGTCTGGACGATCCTTCTGGCGATCCTCGCCTTTTCCTTTTCGCTGCTGGGCACCTTCCTTGTGCGCTCGGGCGTTCTGACATCGGTGCATTCGTTCGCCACCGACCCGCAGCGCGGCCTGTTCATCCTGATGATCCTGGTGTTCTTCATCGCCGGATCGCTGATCCTGTTCGCCCTGCGCGCGGGCACCTTGCGCAATGGCGGCATGTTCCATCCGATCAGCCGCGAGGGCGCGCTCGTCCTCAACAATCTGTTCCTGACCACGGCGACGGCGACCGTGCTCGTCGGCACGCTTTATCCGCTGCTGGTCGAGGCCGTGACCGGAGAGAAGATCTCGGTCGGCGCGCCCTATTTCAACTACACCTTCATCCCGCTGATGATACCGCTCTTGATGGCCGTGCCGTTCGGGCCGCTGCTGGCCTGGAAGCGCGGCAATCTGTACGCCGCCGCCGAACGTCTCTGGCTGGCGGCTGCCCTTTCGCTCGTCGCCGCCCTGTTCATGGCCTATGTGCGCTACGAGGCGCCGGTCCTGTCGGCGCTCGCCTATTTCGTCGCCTTCTGGCTGATCATCGGCGCGTTCGCCGACGTCTGGCAGAAGGCGGGCTTTGCCAAGAATGGCCTCTCAAAGGGCTGGTCTCGGTTGCGCGGCCTGCCACGCGCCAACTGGGGCACCGCGCTCGCCCATGCCGGCCTCGGCGTCACGACGCTCGGCATCGTCGGCGTGACCACGTTCGAGGACGAGACCGTGCTGCGCATGACGCCCGGCGAGACCACGAGCTTTTCCGGCTATGAGGTCGCCTTTGATTCGCTGACGCCCGGCAAGGGTCCCAACTTCACCTATGACCGGGGCGTCTTCACTATCACGCGTGACGGCCGCGAGATCGGCACCGTCGAGCCGGAGAAGCGGGTCTATGTGGCAAGCCGCATGCCGACCACCGAGGCGGGCATCCAGATGGTCGGGCTGTTCAGCCAGTACTATATCGCGCTCGGCGATCCCGCGCCCGACACCGACGCCATCGTCGTACGCATCTGGTACAAGCCCTATGTCACGCTGATCTGGCACGGCACGATCGTCATGGTGCTGGCCGGGCTGATCTCGCTGTCCGACCGGCGCCTTCGGATCGGCGCACCCGTCGCCGCGCGCCGGCGGCGCGAGCAGACGGCGGCCCAGGCGCGACCGGAGCCGGCCGAATGA